The following coding sequences are from one Rhodobiaceae bacterium window:
- a CDS encoding D-glucose-1-phosphatase (originally annotated as '?-D-glucose-1-phosphatase'): MTDIRALVFDVDGVLVTGHKDKGGWWHADMDKDIGLDPELFQRAFFTEQWAEIVCGRQGIEEPLAKTLADLASHLSVEDMLDYWFRQDSKLEHTLLAELETLRSRCNLGLNLATNQEHRRADYLWREMELEHHFDAIHYSADIGHAKPDDEFFAAVENRTGFDGLHLLFFDDQERNVLAARERGWQAHIWTGMETFEKALLTHGL, encoded by the coding sequence ATGACAGATATTCGAGCTCTCGTTTTTGACGTTGATGGCGTGCTTGTCACGGGCCACAAAGACAAGGGCGGGTGGTGGCATGCCGACATGGACAAAGACATTGGCCTCGATCCGGAACTGTTTCAGCGTGCCTTTTTCACAGAGCAATGGGCGGAGATTGTTTGCGGCAGGCAAGGCATTGAAGAGCCCCTGGCAAAGACGCTGGCCGACCTTGCATCTCATTTGAGTGTCGAGGACATGCTGGACTATTGGTTCCGTCAGGATTCAAAGTTGGAACACACTCTCCTTGCAGAGCTGGAAACGTTGAGATCTCGGTGCAATCTAGGGCTCAACCTTGCGACCAACCAGGAGCATCGCCGAGCTGACTACCTATGGCGCGAGATGGAGCTCGAGCATCACTTTGATGCGATCCACTATTCCGCCGACATTGGGCATGCAAAACCTGACGATGAATTTTTTGCTGCTGTTGAAAACCGCACCGGTTTTGACGGGCTCCATCTTCTCTTTTTCGATGATCAGGAGCGCAATGTTCTGGCAGCGCGTGAGCGGGGCTGGCAGGCGCATATCTGGACAGGAATGGAAACCTTCGAAAAGGCCCTCCTGACGCACGGTCTTTGA
- the pfp gene encoding pyrophosphate--fructose 6-phosphate 1-phosphotransferase, which translates to MRIGILTGGGDVPGLNPCIKAATRAAETLGWEMVGFRRGWAGPLNYNPDDKAGSDHLLMPLDRSRVRKIDRTGGTVLHTSRTKPSKVKKEDIPSFVKDATLNEDGTYDCTAHVLRVMESVGIDALIPIGGDDTLSYGARLYQEGMKTMSIPKTMDNDVFGTDYCIGFSTAVTRSIDSITGLRTSTGSHERIAVVELFGRNSGETALMSGALADADRVLIAEVPFDVNRVAEMLAADRAANPSNYSMVCVSEGAQMEGGEIIERGEADAYGHRKLGGIGQMLGDEIKRITGINIISQNLGYIMRAGAPDALDQMVSRSYGTMAVQLLAEGQHGLMMALQDGKYTTVPGDTCIQGEKRVDIDAFYDTETYRPRVDQILGKPMFMY; encoded by the coding sequence ATGCGCATCGGAATTCTGACAGGTGGCGGGGATGTTCCTGGACTGAACCCGTGCATCAAGGCGGCAACGAGGGCCGCTGAGACACTCGGCTGGGAAATGGTCGGCTTTCGTCGCGGTTGGGCGGGGCCTCTGAACTACAACCCGGATGACAAGGCAGGCTCAGATCATTTGCTCATGCCATTGGACCGGTCTCGCGTTCGCAAGATCGACCGGACAGGCGGTACTGTGCTCCATACCTCCCGAACCAAACCGAGCAAGGTCAAAAAGGAGGACATCCCCTCTTTCGTCAAAGACGCGACCCTGAACGAGGATGGCACATACGATTGCACGGCCCATGTCCTGCGCGTGATGGAAAGCGTCGGCATTGATGCGCTCATTCCCATCGGCGGTGATGACACGCTCTCCTACGGCGCGCGGCTCTATCAGGAAGGCATGAAAACCATGTCGATCCCCAAGACCATGGACAATGATGTTTTCGGGACGGATTATTGCATTGGTTTTTCCACCGCAGTCACCCGCTCAATTGACAGTATTACAGGGCTTCGCACGTCGACGGGCTCTCACGAACGCATTGCTGTTGTTGAACTCTTCGGTCGCAATTCCGGCGAAACCGCCCTCATGTCGGGTGCGTTGGCTGACGCTGATCGCGTGTTGATTGCCGAGGTCCCGTTTGATGTAAACCGCGTCGCCGAAATGCTTGCGGCAGACCGGGCTGCAAACCCATCCAACTACTCCATGGTCTGTGTGTCTGAAGGTGCGCAGATGGAGGGTGGCGAAATCATTGAGCGGGGAGAGGCGGATGCCTACGGACACCGCAAGCTCGGCGGCATTGGACAAATGCTGGGAGATGAGATCAAACGCATCACCGGCATCAACATCATCTCGCAGAATTTGGGATACATCATGCGCGCAGGTGCACCGGATGCGCTGGATCAGATGGTCTCTCGCTCCTATGGCACCATGGCTGTGCAACTGTTGGCCGAAGGACAGCATGGGCTGATGATGGCTCTGCAGGACGGGAAATATACGACGGTTCCCGGCGATACCTGTATTCAGGGGGAGAAGCGCGTCGACATTGACGCCTTCTACGACACGGAAACCTATCGTCCCCGCGTGGATCAGATCCTCGGCAAGCCGATGTTTATGTATTGA
- a CDS encoding thioesterase superfamily protein, whose protein sequence is MPSWKNILDRILDQDMEKAPPHVHALKLYDGKLTEIGEGRITYEWPVNPEFMNPQAVFGGYLATLADQTCSFALMTLLEDDQNFTTVDLNLHYFRPVTGGTLTCVGEVVNVSKTQAYVEATFTNDDGKIALKARAVERLLKA, encoded by the coding sequence ATGCCCAGTTGGAAGAATATTCTTGATCGCATTCTGGATCAGGACATGGAAAAAGCTCCACCTCATGTGCATGCATTGAAGCTTTATGACGGCAAGCTCACGGAAATTGGGGAGGGGCGGATTACCTATGAGTGGCCGGTGAACCCGGAATTCATGAACCCGCAGGCGGTGTTTGGTGGCTATCTCGCGACCCTTGCAGACCAGACATGTTCTTTCGCCTTGATGACGCTCCTAGAGGATGATCAGAACTTCACAACCGTTGACCTGAACCTTCACTATTTCCGACCCGTCACCGGCGGCACGCTTACCTGCGTCGGCGAAGTGGTGAATGTCTCCAAAACGCAGGCCTATGTGGAAGCGACCTTCACCAATGATGATGGCAAAATCGCGCTTAAAGCGCGCGCGGTGGAACGTTTGCTGAAGGCCTGA
- the Dml gene encoding 2,3-dimethylmalate lyase, with the protein MPSAIDQLSALLSGPDIILAPGAYDALSAKLAAQAGAKAVYMTGFGVAGSTLGVPDIGLMSATEMADRARALAGAATPVPVFADGDNGHGGPLNAARLTRLYEQAGVACIQLEDQVFPKRCGHMENKEIVPTNDAAAKIRAAVEARDNPDFKVMARTDARATDGFDEALRRGEAFLNAGADILFIEAPCSIEELETVAATFSGTPLVANMVEDGKTPYLDGPTLQELGYKIAIFPVSALLSVTERLQTLYADMLAANKLPIDTPRVTFQKYNDVIGLGDMLAEAATFEGDSE; encoded by the coding sequence ATGCCATCAGCAATTGATCAGTTGAGCGCATTGCTCAGCGGCCCTGACATTATCTTGGCACCTGGCGCCTATGACGCGCTTTCGGCGAAGCTGGCCGCGCAGGCCGGCGCCAAGGCTGTCTATATGACCGGCTTTGGTGTCGCGGGTTCCACATTAGGCGTTCCAGATATCGGTCTCATGAGTGCCACGGAGATGGCGGATCGCGCGCGCGCACTGGCAGGGGCGGCAACTCCTGTCCCTGTTTTTGCTGATGGCGACAATGGTCATGGGGGTCCGCTCAACGCAGCACGCCTCACCCGCCTCTATGAGCAGGCCGGTGTCGCCTGCATTCAACTGGAAGATCAGGTCTTTCCCAAACGCTGCGGGCATATGGAGAACAAAGAGATCGTGCCCACGAACGATGCCGCCGCAAAAATTCGTGCAGCGGTGGAGGCGCGAGACAATCCGGACTTCAAAGTGATGGCGCGGACAGACGCACGAGCGACGGATGGATTTGATGAAGCTCTCAGACGAGGAGAAGCCTTTCTCAATGCAGGGGCGGACATTCTCTTCATCGAAGCACCCTGTTCCATAGAGGAGTTGGAAACAGTCGCAGCGACGTTTAGCGGAACGCCGCTTGTTGCGAACATGGTGGAAGATGGAAAGACACCTTATCTCGATGGCCCAACGCTCCAAGAGCTTGGCTATAAGATTGCGATCTTCCCGGTGTCAGCGCTTCTTTCCGTGACGGAGCGGTTGCAGACGCTTTATGCGGATATGCTGGCCGCCAACAAGCTGCCCATCGACACACCTCGCGTGACGTTCCAGAAATACAACGACGTGATTGGCCTGGGCGACATGCTGGCAGAGGCCGCCACATTTGAAGGTGATAGTGAGTAA
- the puuR gene encoding HTH-type transcriptional regulator PuuR translates to MTKDFRIAHGQAQAETKTESPDIGRRLRDLRKMYGFSQRELAKRAGVTNGTISLIEQERISPSIGSMKKVLDGFPISMTDFLTLDMQPNRQIFYGEKDQKEIAGGDPISFKLLGKDTRNRAIQMMHEKYQPGADTGEEMLAHSGEECGIVISGEIVLTVGGETRLLQPGEAYYFDSRLPHRFRNLGKEECVIVSSCTPPSF, encoded by the coding sequence ATGACCAAGGATTTTCGCATCGCCCACGGGCAGGCCCAGGCTGAAACCAAGACAGAATCGCCGGATATTGGACGGCGGCTTCGCGATCTCCGCAAGATGTATGGGTTTTCTCAGCGGGAATTGGCCAAGCGCGCTGGTGTCACCAATGGCACCATTTCGCTCATTGAGCAGGAGCGGATCAGCCCCTCCATCGGCTCCATGAAAAAGGTGCTGGATGGGTTTCCCATCAGCATGACTGATTTTCTGACGCTGGACATGCAGCCCAATCGGCAGATTTTCTATGGCGAAAAGGATCAGAAGGAAATCGCAGGCGGCGACCCGATCTCCTTCAAGCTTCTGGGCAAGGACACCCGCAATCGCGCCATCCAGATGATGCACGAGAAATATCAGCCAGGCGCCGACACGGGCGAAGAAATGCTCGCGCATTCCGGCGAAGAATGCGGCATCGTGATCTCCGGTGAAATTGTCCTGACGGTCGGTGGCGAAACCCGACTTCTACAACCGGGCGAAGCTTATTATTTTGACAGCCGCCTGCCCCATCGTTTCCGTAATCTGGGCAAGGAAGAGTGCGTCATCGTTTCTTCCTGCACCCCCCCTTCTTTTTGA
- the bauA gene encoding beta-alanine--pyruvate aminotransferase, producing MAEAGTTENQSADGAPNDLEAFWLPFTPNRHFKRDPRIVSRAKDMHYFKPDGTAVLDGTAGLWCSNAGHCREPIVEAIQAQAAELDFAPTFQFSHPKTFEVASRLTAMAPDGLDYAFFCNSGSEAADSALKMALAYHRLNGEASRTRFIGRARGYHGTGFGGISVGGISPNRKFYGSLLPGVDHLPHTYNRERQAFSKGEPEWGAHLADELEKIVELHDASTVAAVIVEPMAGSTGVLPPPKGYLKRLREICTRHGIVLIFDEVITAFGRLGAATAAERFGVTPDLMTFAKGVTGGTVPMGGVLVSKEIYDSFQGEGGPDHAIDLFHGYTYSGHPLAMAAALATLDLYRDEGLFEQAAANETVMADAAHALKDHPLMLDIRTIGLVAAFDLASIEGLPGKRGYDAMCRAFHDEGMMIRVTADTIAFSPPLMATEDHIMEMFEKFRRVLDACS from the coding sequence ATGGCTGAGGCCGGAACCACAGAAAATCAGTCGGCGGACGGGGCTCCAAATGACCTGGAAGCCTTCTGGCTTCCCTTTACACCCAATCGGCATTTTAAGCGGGATCCGCGCATCGTTTCGCGCGCAAAGGACATGCACTATTTCAAACCCGACGGTACAGCTGTACTGGACGGGACCGCCGGGCTCTGGTGCTCCAATGCGGGCCATTGTCGAGAGCCGATTGTTGAAGCGATTCAGGCGCAGGCGGCTGAGTTGGATTTTGCTCCGACCTTTCAATTCTCACACCCCAAAACATTTGAGGTGGCCAGCCGATTGACGGCAATGGCGCCGGACGGACTCGACTATGCGTTCTTCTGCAACTCGGGATCGGAAGCAGCGGACTCTGCGCTCAAAATGGCGCTCGCCTACCACCGCCTAAACGGTGAGGCATCGCGAACCCGTTTCATCGGTCGTGCGCGCGGCTATCACGGCACAGGCTTTGGGGGTATTTCCGTTGGCGGGATTTCGCCAAACCGAAAATTCTACGGCTCCCTACTGCCGGGTGTGGATCATCTTCCCCATACCTACAATCGGGAGCGACAGGCTTTCAGCAAAGGCGAACCGGAATGGGGTGCCCATCTGGCCGACGAGCTTGAGAAGATTGTCGAGCTCCATGATGCCTCAACTGTCGCGGCAGTGATCGTTGAGCCTATGGCTGGATCCACCGGTGTGCTGCCGCCCCCGAAAGGATACCTCAAACGTTTGCGGGAGATTTGTACCCGCCACGGGATTGTCCTGATCTTTGATGAGGTGATTACAGCTTTCGGTCGCTTGGGCGCTGCCACAGCGGCGGAACGCTTCGGTGTAACGCCGGACCTCATGACCTTTGCCAAAGGGGTCACAGGCGGCACAGTGCCCATGGGCGGTGTGCTGGTGTCGAAAGAGATCTATGACAGTTTCCAGGGCGAAGGCGGACCCGATCACGCCATCGATCTCTTCCACGGCTACACCTATTCCGGCCATCCCCTGGCTATGGCGGCAGCGCTGGCGACGTTGGATCTGTACAGGGACGAAGGTCTGTTTGAGCAGGCCGCTGCGAACGAAACTGTGATGGCCGACGCGGCCCATGCACTCAAGGACCATCCATTGATGCTCGACATCAGAACCATCGGTCTAGTCGCCGCATTTGATTTGGCGTCCATTGAAGGCCTGCCTGGAAAACGTGGTTACGATGCCATGTGCCGGGCCTTTCATGACGAAGGCATGATGATCCGTGTGACAGCTGACACCATTGCCTTCTCACCGCCGCTTATGGCAACGGAAGACCACATTATGGAAATGTTTGAGAAGTTCAGGCGCGTGTTGGATGCGTGTTCCTAA
- the sdh gene encoding serine 3-dehydrogenase, whose product MKSVVVTGVSTGIGWGITKILTKNGVHVFGSVRKAEDGERLKSEFGDLFTPLLFDVTDEAAVAQGARTVRDALNGATLFGLVNNAGIAAPGPVLNQPIDEFRNQLEVNITGQVIVTQAFAPLLGIDKDLTGKPGRIVMISSVAGKNGAPFLGAYAASKHGLEGVSESLRRELMLFGIDVVIVGPGAVATKIWDKAEDVDVTQYQNSPFAPALDRIKEYMIANGKKGFPPEKLGRAVWKALTTANPRTRYAVVPGRLMNWTLPGLLPKRTVDGMMAGRLGLKKED is encoded by the coding sequence ATGAAATCAGTTGTGGTCACAGGTGTTTCCACCGGCATTGGCTGGGGTATCACGAAAATTCTCACCAAAAATGGCGTTCATGTTTTTGGCAGCGTCCGCAAGGCCGAGGATGGAGAGCGCCTTAAATCGGAATTTGGTGACCTGTTCACGCCGCTCCTCTTTGACGTCACAGATGAAGCCGCGGTGGCGCAAGGCGCACGAACGGTCCGTGACGCGTTGAATGGCGCGACCCTTTTTGGGCTGGTCAACAATGCAGGCATCGCGGCACCTGGACCTGTTCTCAACCAGCCGATTGATGAATTTCGAAATCAGCTCGAAGTGAACATTACCGGCCAGGTAATTGTGACACAGGCTTTTGCGCCTCTGCTTGGTATCGACAAAGACCTTACAGGTAAGCCTGGACGCATTGTGATGATCAGTTCTGTTGCCGGGAAAAACGGGGCGCCTTTCCTCGGCGCCTATGCTGCATCCAAACATGGCCTGGAGGGTGTCAGCGAAAGTCTCCGTCGCGAGCTCATGCTCTTTGGCATTGATGTAGTGATCGTGGGCCCCGGCGCTGTTGCCACAAAGATCTGGGACAAGGCGGAAGACGTCGATGTCACGCAATATCAGAACAGTCCCTTCGCGCCAGCCCTCGATCGGATCAAGGAATACATGATCGCAAACGGCAAAAAGGGCTTCCCGCCTGAGAAGCTTGGTCGCGCGGTTTGGAAAGCGCTGACAACAGCAAACCCGAGAACACGCTATGCGGTTGTGCCGGGGCGCTTGATGAATTGGACGCTTCCGGGCCTGCTTCCCAAACGCACTGTCGACGGCATGATGGCCGGACGGTTGGGTCTTAAAAAGGAAGACTGA
- the dmlR gene encoding HTH-type transcriptional regulator DmlR has translation MSDNLSRDLNELAVFAHVVEHGGFSAAAEATHLPKSNISRRIANLEKRLGVRLLERTTRKVHVTEIGQIYYQHCRRMLDEANHADLCVEHAIETPRGTLRVSASVTTGQQLLAPIANEFIAKYPEVQLELVLANRQVDVIEEGFDLVVRIGTLQDSSLVTRSLGRCGLFLYASPEYLDAQGVPQEPEDLKNHDLLAMDDGHTKNQWTLSSGDTTKQVSLKTRVSVNDFSTLRSLAAQGAGITVLPGYMHVDDYKKRLVRVLGDWSVPSVEFHAMFPSHRGATPKVRAFLDFLVVRLAHRFDDPLDRP, from the coding sequence ATGAGCGACAATCTAAGCAGAGACCTGAACGAACTCGCAGTTTTCGCCCATGTTGTTGAGCACGGCGGATTCTCAGCGGCCGCAGAAGCAACTCATCTGCCAAAATCAAACATCAGCCGTCGGATTGCCAATCTCGAAAAGCGGTTGGGTGTGCGTCTGTTGGAGCGAACCACTCGAAAGGTTCATGTCACCGAGATCGGGCAAATCTATTATCAGCATTGCCGCCGCATGCTTGATGAAGCCAATCACGCGGATCTCTGCGTGGAGCACGCCATTGAAACTCCTCGCGGTACACTGCGGGTCAGCGCCTCGGTCACGACCGGTCAACAGTTGCTTGCGCCAATTGCCAATGAGTTCATCGCGAAGTATCCGGAAGTGCAACTGGAGCTGGTTTTGGCAAACCGTCAGGTTGATGTCATTGAAGAGGGCTTCGATTTGGTCGTTCGAATAGGAACCCTGCAGGATTCAAGTCTGGTGACGCGCAGTCTGGGCAGATGCGGGCTGTTTCTCTACGCCAGTCCAGAATATCTCGACGCGCAGGGCGTACCGCAGGAACCAGAAGACCTCAAAAATCATGATCTCCTGGCAATGGATGACGGACACACCAAAAATCAATGGACGCTTTCAAGTGGTGATACCACCAAGCAGGTCTCCTTAAAGACGCGTGTGTCTGTCAATGACTTCAGCACGCTGAGGAGCTTGGCGGCCCAAGGAGCCGGTATTACCGTCCTTCCGGGTTATATGCATGTCGATGATTACAAGAAGCGACTGGTCCGCGTTTTGGGCGACTGGTCAGTACCCTCAGTTGAGTTTCACGCAATGTTCCCCAGTCATCGTGGAGCAACACCGAAAGTCCGGGCGTTTCTCGACTTCCTTGTTGTCAGGCTTGCCCATCGTTTCGACGATCCACTTGATAGACCATAA
- the yhhW gene encoding quercetin 2,3-dioxygenase, protein MEILRRDDLKRGGFAGLRETRLVMDRRVYAGRAEPGTWDGIGNFVYLADAKFLPKGETHLHGHKEIDVISVMVKGRIAHEGSLEHGQQMDSHNVQAQRAGGEGFSHNEINPDDTENRMIQLWVLPERTGEPASYKLYSPVKGEMTRVYGGTTDQDETLDSHTLIDVGLLTEGNNVKIDGPFLAYVTRGSGRLNDHSVGDGDLIRGEELEFDALEPTQLIVVHTNQSS, encoded by the coding sequence GTGGAAATCCTGCGAAGAGATGATCTGAAGCGTGGCGGGTTCGCGGGCCTGCGTGAAACCCGGCTCGTGATGGACCGGCGCGTCTATGCCGGACGGGCAGAACCAGGTACCTGGGACGGTATCGGAAATTTTGTCTATTTGGCTGATGCCAAATTTTTGCCAAAAGGCGAAACACACCTTCATGGCCACAAAGAAATCGACGTCATCTCAGTGATGGTCAAAGGCCGGATCGCTCATGAGGGGTCCCTAGAGCACGGTCAGCAGATGGACAGTCACAATGTCCAGGCCCAACGCGCGGGCGGTGAAGGTTTCTCTCACAACGAAATCAATCCTGACGATACGGAAAATCGAATGATCCAGCTGTGGGTGCTTCCGGAGCGAACGGGCGAACCGGCTAGCTACAAATTGTACAGCCCAGTGAAAGGCGAGATGACCCGTGTGTATGGCGGCACGACCGATCAGGACGAGACCCTTGATAGCCATACGCTTATCGATGTTGGTCTTTTGACAGAGGGCAACAACGTAAAAATCGATGGTCCATTCCTTGCCTATGTGACGCGTGGATCTGGTCGTCTGAACGACCATTCAGTTGGCGATGGTGACCTCATAAGAGGAGAGGAGCTTGAGTTTGACGCGCTTGAGCCCACGCAACTCATCGTCGTGCATACCAATCAATCTAGCTGA
- a CDS encoding isochorismatase family protein, with protein MAYERFNADNAAMLLIDHQVGTIEWMHSAPKSDVIRNTLALAKTAKELGMPVLLTSSQEDQTQGLLLPELKALLPEAHQNRVKRGGIVDAFDDPNFTAAVKATGRNKLIMAGLLTEVCLIYPALNAQDEGYEVQAVADASGSGTKLGDEIALSRMQQAGIGVTSTIQIMSELVFDWSKGAGPKILPVLGEIYAELGE; from the coding sequence ATGGCGTATGAGCGTTTCAATGCTGACAACGCGGCAATGCTGCTGATCGACCATCAGGTCGGAACCATTGAGTGGATGCATTCTGCACCTAAGAGTGATGTCATCCGCAACACGCTGGCACTTGCGAAGACAGCCAAAGAACTGGGTATGCCAGTCTTGCTGACCAGCAGCCAGGAGGATCAAACTCAAGGGCTGCTGTTGCCAGAACTGAAGGCGCTCCTTCCCGAGGCGCACCAAAACCGCGTGAAGCGGGGTGGTATTGTTGATGCGTTTGACGATCCCAATTTTACAGCTGCCGTGAAAGCCACTGGGCGCAACAAGCTCATCATGGCCGGGTTACTGACAGAGGTGTGCCTAATTTATCCGGCCCTGAATGCTCAGGATGAAGGTTATGAGGTGCAAGCCGTGGCTGATGCATCCGGATCTGGAACCAAACTAGGTGATGAAATTGCACTTAGTCGAATGCAACAAGCGGGCATTGGTGTTACCAGCACGATCCAGATCATGTCGGAGTTGGTGTTTGATTGGTCAAAGGGCGCGGGTCCTAAGATTCTTCCCGTCCTTGGCGAAATCTATGCGGAATTGGGCGAATAA
- a CDS encoding hypothetical protein (protein of unknown function (DUF2798)): MALSAKSAELVSVLFIAAGMSLLMSAAMLLLNVGMAQDFLSAWMKSWAVSTAVAYPAALMIVPLGRKLTVWLTSSNSSADQK, translated from the coding sequence ATGGCGCTAAGTGCAAAAAGCGCGGAACTCGTGTCGGTGTTGTTTATTGCTGCCGGGATGAGCCTGCTCATGTCGGCGGCAATGCTTTTGCTCAATGTGGGCATGGCCCAGGATTTTTTGTCAGCGTGGATGAAGAGCTGGGCAGTCTCTACCGCGGTGGCCTACCCGGCGGCGCTCATGATTGTACCACTGGGTCGCAAGCTCACTGTTTGGTTGACCAGTTCAAATAGCTCCGCCGATCAAAAGTAG
- a CDS encoding acetyltransferase (GNAT) family protein, which yields MSVQIRELLPEDKPQWLPLWQGYLTFYETDLAPEITEDTWARLMLASGNIFGLGAVNTAGELIGFTHYLLHGGTWGPGPICYLEDLFVSDAARGAGAGRALIEALADKGRAAGWQNIYWQTATNNKTAQHLYDKLATRTDWVRYEMEL from the coding sequence ATGTCGGTACAAATCAGAGAGCTTCTGCCGGAGGATAAGCCCCAGTGGCTTCCCCTCTGGCAGGGTTATCTGACCTTCTACGAAACCGACCTTGCCCCCGAAATCACCGAAGACACCTGGGCCCGGCTCATGCTTGCCAGTGGCAATATTTTTGGCCTCGGTGCTGTCAATACTGCCGGTGAGCTGATCGGCTTCACCCACTACCTTCTTCATGGCGGCACCTGGGGACCGGGCCCTATCTGCTACCTGGAGGATCTCTTTGTTTCAGACGCCGCCCGCGGCGCCGGCGCTGGCCGTGCTTTGATTGAGGCACTTGCAGACAAAGGACGTGCCGCCGGCTGGCAAAACATCTATTGGCAGACTGCAACGAACAATAAGACCGCGCAGCACCTATATGACAAGCTGGCGACACGCACAGACTGGGTGCGGTATGAGATGGAGCTCTGA
- the fabG gene encoding 3-oxoacyl-[acyl-carrier-protein] reductase FabG translates to MELFDLSGKTAIITGSTRGIGEAIAHRMAEHGANVVISSRKADACEKVTAEINAKYPEKAMAVPCNISSKEDLQRLVDTTNDKWGKVDSLVCNAAVNPFYGSAADIPDDAFDKIMSSNVKSNHWLCNMVLPQMIERKEGNITIVSSIGGLKGSPVLGAYCISKAADFQLARNLAVEFGQHNIRVNAIAPGLIKTDFAKALWDNPETLERSTSNAPLRRIGLPDEIAGAAVFLSSKAGAFMTGQGLVIDGGVTIS, encoded by the coding sequence ATGGAACTTTTTGACCTTAGTGGCAAAACCGCCATCATTACCGGCTCGACACGCGGCATTGGCGAGGCCATTGCTCATCGCATGGCGGAGCATGGCGCGAATGTCGTCATTTCCAGCCGAAAAGCGGACGCCTGCGAAAAAGTGACGGCAGAAATCAACGCCAAATACCCTGAGAAAGCCATGGCAGTGCCATGCAACATTTCTTCAAAAGAAGATCTGCAGCGGCTGGTCGACACCACCAATGACAAGTGGGGCAAAGTTGACTCGCTTGTCTGCAATGCTGCGGTCAATCCTTTCTATGGGTCTGCGGCTGATATTCCTGACGACGCCTTCGACAAAATCATGAGCTCCAACGTGAAGAGCAATCACTGGCTCTGCAATATGGTGCTGCCACAGATGATTGAGCGTAAAGAGGGCAACATCACCATCGTCTCCTCCATCGGGGGACTGAAGGGCTCGCCTGTTCTTGGTGCCTATTGCATTTCAAAAGCGGCTGACTTCCAGCTTGCGCGGAACCTCGCCGTAGAGTTTGGCCAACACAACATCCGTGTGAATGCCATTGCACCTGGACTCATCAAGACAGATTTTGCCAAAGCGCTTTGGGACAATCCTGAGACACTTGAACGTTCCACGTCCAACGCACCGCTACGCCGCATCGGCCTGCCCGATGAGATTGCAGGCGCTGCTGTGTTCCTGTCTTCAAAGGCAGGCGCCTTCATGACCGGTCAGGGTCTGGTTATCGATGGCGGCGTGACCATTAGCTAA
- the yiaD gene encoding putative lipoprotein YiaD produces MKRIATLFVAGAFALSACTSADPYTGEQGVNNTTIGAGLGALAGGVAGALIGGGDWRKRALIGAGVGALAGGGIGYYMDQQEAKLRQRLQNTGVSVTRVGNDIILNMPGNITFASGSADINANFYEVLNSVGIVLDEYDKSLVDVYGHTDSDGSAQFNQSLSERRAQSVAAYLQSRGVLGDRFFIRGLGESQPIASNATAAGKAQNRRVEIRIAPLTA; encoded by the coding sequence ATGAAACGTATCGCAACCTTATTTGTCGCTGGCGCTTTTGCGCTCTCAGCGTGTACCTCAGCAGACCCGTACACGGGTGAACAGGGTGTCAACAATACGACCATTGGCGCTGGGCTTGGTGCGCTCGCAGGTGGTGTAGCCGGCGCGCTCATTGGTGGCGGCGACTGGCGGAAACGGGCGCTGATTGGCGCTGGTGTTGGCGCACTTGCAGGTGGTGGCATCGGCTACTACATGGATCAGCAGGAAGCAAAACTAAGACAGCGTCTGCAAAACACGGGCGTCTCAGTGACGCGTGTTGGCAATGACATCATTCTAAATATGCCGGGGAACATTACGTTTGCGTCTGGCTCCGCCGACATCAACGCCAACTTTTACGAAGTGTTGAACTCCGTGGGCATCGTGCTCGACGAATATGACAAGTCGCTCGTCGATGTATATGGCCATACAGATTCAGATGGTTCGGCTCAGTTCAACCAGTCTCTTTCCGAGCGACGCGCACAGTCCGTTGCAGCCTATCTGCAGTCTCGCGGTGTTTTGGGAGACCGTTTCTTCATTCGCGGCCTCGGCGAAAGTCAGCCAATTGCGTCTAATGCGACAGCAGCAGGCAAGGCGCAGAACCGTCGGGTGGAAATCCGGATCGCGCCTCTGACGGCGTAA